The window TCACTCACAGGGTGAAAATTTGCTTATTCGTAATCATAGCAATACCGAACCAACATCAGCACTAAAGCTAACACCTAGAACAAACCATTTCCCTACTCGCGGTAGCTTCACTTCTCCCTAATACCATTCTCTTATTTGTTTTGGGGTAAGCGATGCTTACCTTTATTTATTTGAGTGAGGAGAAAGGTCGAAATACCTGAGCTTGAGGGATTTGATTGGATTATATCCAATGATGTCTCATGACATCGGCGGTTGGGGTTAGTTTCATTGGATTTATACAGGGAGCATTCTGTTGGATTAACTCCAATGGAAACGTGCAAACAAAGTGAATGAGCTCGATTTGATTGTATTTTATCCAATGGTGTAAAGCATAACGCTGCTGCACCAGCTGATACGGTTGGTACAGGTGGAGCAGGTTTTATCATGTGATGCGGATAAATCGCGGGGAACCTTACCACAAGTAAGGCGAAATATTAGCCACTAAATAATGCTGTCATTACATCTTCGAAATGACTTCGATAGACGGTTTTCTCATAGTTTCTTAATAATGTAATCTGCAGTACGTATGGCAAGGGCTATTGTCGATAATGTTGGATTGGATGCTCCTAGGGGAGGGAGTACACTATTATCGGCCACAAATAAACCGGCCACGCCAAACACCTCTCCATAGCGGTTCGTTGCTCCATCGCGACTGTCATCACTCATCCGACAAGTTCCCGACGCATGATTATCTTGTCCTGGGGGCATCAGACAAAGATCAGACTTGCCGTTCTCAGAAATCAAAGGCGCTTTAATGACTTCGGAAACTTGTTTTACCGCCTGTGCAACTTGATCAATAATTTCTTTATCCTTTTCACTATAAGAGAAATCGATTTGTATCTTCGGCACCCCGTATTCATCCCGGATATTCGGATTCAAATAAACTTGATTTTCAAACCGTGATTCCACGATACCGAAACCCTCAAAACGAACCTCCAATTCCTTCTGCAAAGGCGGTTCTTCATAACTGTACCAAAAATTGTCTCCAGGTCCATAGAGTTGAATTTGAAAGGGCTGGTCGTTCGTTTGAGGGATTAAAATACCTAGCGTCCCTAACAGCTCGGAAAAATCCGCTCTGTCCAGCACTCCATGCGCCATGATAAAAGAATGATTGGTAAGATAATGACCGATTGCTCTTCCTTGAATCCCTGAATGAAGCAGAATTTGTGGAGTATCAAGAGCCCCTGCCGAAAAGACCACGTTCCTGGATTTAAGAAAAAACGATTTCTTGTCAGGGTTCTTCACTTCTACGCCGACAGCTTTCCCATTTTCGTGAAGCACCTTCACTGCTCGGGCATTCACAGCCAAATCAAAAGACCTGCGGTTTAATGAATACGCAAATAAATTCATGGCGCTGAAAAAAACATTGGAATGGATTCGTCCATATTTTGTCTGTGCTAAATCAACCGCTAGCGGAAAACCCGCCGCTTCGTTAAAACCACCTCCACGAAGCCGGTTCACAAGGACTTCCGTGATTGAAGAACCCTTGGTGTATTCCCGACTAACATTCATCACCTCTTCGGCAATATTGTAGTAATAGTTCATCTCTTTCAATGTGAGCGGCCACTTACTCAGCACTGAAGGATGCATTCGAGGAGAGACGCCAGACCAAAACAACGTTCTTCCCCCAAGCGCATAAAACAGCGTTGCCGCCGGAAAGTCCGGGATTCCCTTGCCAATCGGTATCGAAATTTTAGGGTTTGTAAATAATTGTACGTATCGCTTCACATTTAACGTAGGGAGGTTCTGTGCATGCATGGGTAATAAAAGATCGCCCGCTTCAATGATGCCGATCCGTTTGCCGCTCGCTCCCAACTGTTCGCATAGCCTCCAAAGAACGGCACTGCCTCCCGCCCCGGTGCCAATGATCAATACGTCATAATCGGTTTTCTCCATCTCCTCTATTGGAGTAAGTGGAATCCATTGATCCAGATAGTCTGTCGGAGGGGCAGGTGGACAAGTGGGGGGAATATACAATCGGCTCATGCCAGCCACGTTTAACGAGGGGAGCCTCACCGGCTTGCCGCTAATGTTCTGATCAGGCTTCTCAATGTTCGGATTCAGCGCCATAAGCTCAGTGACTGGAATCTGATGTTGATTTGCGATTTTCCGCAGGGTATACCCGTCATTTGCGATGTATATTCTCATGGGATCACTTCCTTTCGAACTGCTTCTATACCGTACGGCCGCTTCAGAGTATCCAGCCTTTTTCGTTTGCCCAATCTTGTCGGATTGGATCATTCATCGGGCAGCCCAAACCATTCCCCGTTTCATCATTGTCAAGACTTCAGGCATTGTTACAATGTTCAAGGAGTGTCCTAAAGCACAATAAAAAATCCGTCCTCTTCCGTATTTTTTTGTCCATACTACAGGCATGACGGTTTCTCTCCATACTTCCGGGGGATGAACCTTAAAAGTGGTGGTTGCAAGTACTTCATTAGCCGGATCAACAAGAAAGTAGTATTGTTCGGTAGTAACCGTAAAATCTCGAATTCCTGCCATTATAGGGTGATCACGATTGCTAATGTGGACTTGATAGGTTACTCCCGCCCCTCCAGGATGAGCGACAAAATGTCCGCCTACCATGAGCTGGTACTCGATTTCACAGCGAAACGCGTCTCCCATACCGCCATGCATCCCAGCCACTCCGGTTCCGTTGTTGACAGCTTCAAGGAAGGAACGCAATTGTTCTTGCGTAATCGTTCCCAGAGTCCAATCGGGAACGATCAAATCCGTCCGCATTAATTTCTCCCGGTCAAGCAACACGTCCAACGTATCCGAAATTTCTACCTCAAAGTTTTCTTGCCGCAATAATTCCGCCAGAATCACTGCAATTTCTTTTGGCCTATGGGGTTGATATCCTCCTTGAATAATTAACGCCTTTTTGTTCTTGCTATAACCATTTCGGGCTGGTTGCGAGTTTATATTTATAATTAAAGAATGATTTTTCATTAGGATTTTTTCCTCCGTCGTACAAAAACAAATTTGCGGTACTTTCACCGTTAGAGTGCTCATTGACTGAAGTACCTGCCGCCGTTTACATGGATCACTTGCCCGACCGCATAGGAGGAATCACTAGATGCCAAGTGTATATAAGCCGGTGTAAGCTACGCAGGCTCTGCACCCCGTTGCTGCAGAGGCTGATATTGCGGCGGTGGAAAATGGGTACTTCGTGGCATTTGGAGTAGCTTCCATATTTAGGTTTCA is drawn from Paenibacillus sp. V4I7 and contains these coding sequences:
- a CDS encoding GMC oxidoreductase is translated as MRIYIANDGYTLRKIANQHQIPVTELMALNPNIEKPDQNISGKPVRLPSLNVAGMSRLYIPPTCPPAPPTDYLDQWIPLTPIEEMEKTDYDVLIIGTGAGGSAVLWRLCEQLGASGKRIGIIEAGDLLLPMHAQNLPTLNVKRYVQLFTNPKISIPIGKGIPDFPAATLFYALGGRTLFWSGVSPRMHPSVLSKWPLTLKEMNYYYNIAEEVMNVSREYTKGSSITEVLVNRLRGGGFNEAAGFPLAVDLAQTKYGRIHSNVFFSAMNLFAYSLNRRSFDLAVNARAVKVLHENGKAVGVEVKNPDKKSFFLKSRNVVFSAGALDTPQILLHSGIQGRAIGHYLTNHSFIMAHGVLDRADFSELLGTLGILIPQTNDQPFQIQLYGPGDNFWYSYEEPPLQKELEVRFEGFGIVESRFENQVYLNPNIRDEYGVPKIQIDFSYSEKDKEIIDQVAQAVKQVSEVIKAPLISENGKSDLCLMPPGQDNHASGTCRMSDDSRDGATNRYGEVFGVAGLFVADNSVLPPLGASNPTLSTIALAIRTADYIIKKL
- a CDS encoding ThuA domain-containing protein — its product is MKNHSLIININSQPARNGYSKNKKALIIQGGYQPHRPKEIAVILAELLRQENFEVEISDTLDVLLDREKLMRTDLIVPDWTLGTITQEQLRSFLEAVNNGTGVAGMHGGMGDAFRCEIEYQLMVGGHFVAHPGGAGVTYQVHISNRDHPIMAGIRDFTVTTEQYYFLVDPANEVLATTTFKVHPPEVWRETVMPVVWTKKYGRGRIFYCALGHSLNIVTMPEVLTMMKRGMVWAAR